The following coding sequences are from one Devosia yakushimensis window:
- the rplQ gene encoding 50S ribosomal protein L17 → MRHGNSGRKLSRTASHRKAMFANMSAALIKHEQIVTTLPKAKDLRPIVEKLITLGKRGDLHARRQAIAQVRDEGQVAKLFAVLGPRYKDRQGGYIRILKAGFRYGDNAPMAVIEFVDRDVNAKGLDSGPVQVRDEDESEAA, encoded by the coding sequence ATGCGCCACGGTAATTCCGGCCGCAAGCTCAGCCGAACCGCCAGCCACCGCAAGGCTATGTTCGCCAATATGTCCGCCGCGCTGATCAAGCACGAGCAGATCGTCACTACCCTGCCCAAGGCGAAGGACCTGCGTCCGATCGTCGAAAAGCTGATCACCCTGGGCAAGCGCGGCGACCTGCACGCTCGCCGTCAGGCGATCGCCCAGGTGCGTGATGAAGGCCAGGTGGCAAAGCTGTTTGCCGTTCTCGGCCCGCGCTACAAGGACCGTCAGGGCGGCTATATCCGCATCCTGAAGGCCGGGTTCCGCTATGGCGACAATGCGCCCATGGCCGTGATCGAGTTCGTCGATCGCGACGTCAATGCCAAGGGCCTCGATAGCGGCCCGGTGCAGGTGCGTGACGAAGACGAGTCCGAAGCCGCGTAA
- a CDS encoding phosphotransferase enzyme family protein, with amino-acid sequence MPATGWNALGQWGDDAVRIEPLSGGVANDVWSVRVKGQVAVARLGKRSDADLAWEAGLMQHLDRAGLIVPVPIPTADGRLFADGLTVMRYVEGGPPETAADWRRVAETLRQVHRLTQNWPQRPGWRSSTDLLTAESGTRINLAAMPAEAVARCRAAWARLAGRQTCVVHGDTNPRNIRMTADRVALIDWDESHVDVPALDLVLPHNAAGFDTAESDIAAQASAAWEAAVCWKDDYSVRRLAEVRAI; translated from the coding sequence ATGCCGGCGACGGGATGGAACGCGCTCGGGCAATGGGGGGACGATGCGGTTCGCATCGAGCCGCTCAGCGGTGGGGTTGCCAATGACGTGTGGAGCGTGCGCGTCAAGGGTCAGGTGGCGGTCGCCCGGCTGGGCAAGCGGAGTGACGCCGATCTCGCGTGGGAGGCCGGGCTGATGCAGCATCTGGATCGGGCCGGCCTGATTGTGCCGGTGCCGATACCGACCGCAGACGGCAGATTGTTCGCCGACGGGCTGACGGTGATGCGCTATGTCGAGGGCGGACCGCCCGAGACGGCGGCGGATTGGCGCCGCGTGGCCGAAACGCTTCGCCAGGTGCATCGGCTGACGCAGAACTGGCCGCAGCGGCCGGGCTGGCGCTCATCCACCGATCTGCTGACGGCGGAGAGCGGAACCAGGATCAACCTGGCCGCAATGCCGGCGGAGGCTGTGGCGCGATGCCGGGCTGCCTGGGCGCGGCTGGCCGGGCGGCAGACCTGCGTTGTCCATGGGGATACCAACCCCCGAAACATTCGGATGACTGCAGATCGGGTTGCGCTGATCGACTGGGACGAATCCCACGTCGATGTCCCTGCCCTCGACCTGGTGTTGCCTCACAATGCCGCCGGCTTCGATACCGCAGAATCTGACATCGCCGCGCAGGCATCGGCCGCCTGGGAGGCTGCCGTCTGCTGGAAGGACGATTATTCGGTCCGGCGGCTGGCCGAGGTTCGCGCCATCTGA